The following proteins come from a genomic window of Leguminivora glycinivorella isolate SPB_JAAS2020 chromosome 6, LegGlyc_1.1, whole genome shotgun sequence:
- the LOC125227116 gene encoding regulator of nonsense transcripts 2 isoform X3, whose protein sequence is MTTMSAPENESGTNCAADETAENTEENDKLALAEYISGLEARIKQKTEMRNSNLNCVRPPDNHFSKLDSGLKKNTTFVKKLKSFSAIQMDALLKDFSVLNLTKYISEVAAAIAEAKLKMSDIPAAINLCSALHRTYSEFSSNFFENWQKLLKVTDKITNSSKLRVDIRFYAELVAVGVFPNKIGLPLLGNVLTVLINMDKEEPNNIPILLSFCKHCGEDYAGLVPKKIKDTAEKLNVQIPRNTFLPAEKQAVVRQLLKDYFATLLKHLMEERTQLQALHAANQRTLHTRGELSQERKDQLEHHQATYDKLLAGAQSFAEVLGEELGEAGEPPTLSMTVIETPGTVTIGGTEEFNMQAGTDPWQDEDTRTFYTHLPDLKVFMPNYQLKETTKSKTETVTEEMLDEDLKEDELSDSEEPAVPDVEDDHQPTSVSNKYALDAFLNELPNCINRELIDNAAVDFVLNLNTKNNRKKLTRVLFSVARTRLDLLPFYSRFAANLYPVLPDVCIDLCQMLKQDFKYHVRKKDQINIESKIKVVRFIGELVKFGLYSKMEALYCLKVLLHDFKHHHIEMACNLLETCGRYLYCNPDTHQRTMIYLQQMMRKKTVSALDSRYVTQIENAFYYVCPPEAPAQPKEEEPPMHQFIRKILHEDLQKSNEEKIFRLMRKINWEDPEIAAVAIQHLAGGWRVRASARRALARMAAELAAWQEMVAPCVVDTVLEDIRATLEDPHPRHNQRRIATVRYLGELYNYKLLDSRDVFTVLYSFITFGVTNDHALPSPLDPPDNVFRIRLVCALLETCGAYFNSGSSKKRLDYFLIFFQHYYWFKCSDPVWTEEYKFPIYVKYIYQECLMTLRPKLTLFTDWQQCKDAIEELRQTLYPELGEEEYDNEDQGDDSVNDGLDTIIETDDETDNPQLMDESSDDEPLTENAGAEENEVHSDDNNMSNEPRRPAPKPVEDVEFESAFEKMVMENIAERQRENRPQQRDIAVPMTCRQTTKKTYDQLLVGSQGGGRRGVRAHGQERHEAAVQVVQRAAGARQQPAAAGVG, encoded by the exons ATGACTACAATGAGTGCACCAGAAAATGAATCCGGAACGAACTGTGCAGCTGATGAGACGGCTGAAAATACGGAAGAAAATGACAAACTGGCGCTTGCCGAGTATATTTCTGGCCTGGAAGCGAGAATAAAACAGAAAACTGAAATGAGAAATAGTAATTTGAATTGCGTTCGACCTCCAGACAACCACTTTTCAAAATTAGATTCGGGCTTAAAAAAGAACAccacttttgtaaaaaaattaaagtcttTCAGTGCTATTCAAATGGACGCGTTACTGAAAGATTTCAGTGTACTGAATCTTACCAAATACATATCTGAGGTAGCAGCTGCCATAGCGGAAGCAAAGTTAAAGATGTCAGACATACCAGCAGCAATAAACTTGTGTTCAGCGCTTCACCGCACATACTCAGAATTCTCTTcgaatttctttgaaaattggCAAAAACTACTTAAAGTGACAGATAAAATAACAAATTCTTCTAAATTGCGTGTGGATATCAGATTTTATGCAGAGTTAGTAGCAGTGGGTGTGTTCCCTAATAAAATAGGTTTGCCTCTTCTGGGCAATGTCCTGACTGTTCTGATCAACATGGACAAGGAGGAGCCCAACAATATCCCGATACTGTTGTCATTCTGTAAGCACTGTGGGGAGGATTATGCAGGGTTAGTACCCAAGAAAATCAAGGATACTGCAGAG AAACTTAATGTGCAAATTCCACGAAACACATTCCTGCCAGCCGAGAAGCAGGCAGTTGTTCGCCAGCTACTCAAGGACTACTTTGCCACATTACTGAAGCACTTGATGGAGGAGCGGACGCAGCTCCAGGCACTCCACGCAGCCAATCAGAGGACACTGCACACGCGCGGGGAGCTCTCGCAGGAGCGCAAGGACCAGCTGGAACATCACCAG GCAACCTACGACAAATTGCTAGCTGGCGCGCAAAGTTTCGCCGAGGTACTGGGCGAGGAGCTGGGTGAAGCCGGTGAACCCCCGACACTGTCCATGACTGTAATAGAAACGCCCGGCACAGTTACCATCGGCGGCACTGAGGAGTTCAACATGCAGGCTGGGACTGACCCCTGGCAGGATGAGGACACGAGGACGTTCTACACGCATTTGCCAGATTTGAAAGTGTTTATGCCTAACTATCAATTAAAGGAG ACAACGAAAAGTAAGACTGAAACCGTGACAGAAGAGATGCTGGACGAAGACCTGAAAGAGGATGAACTGAGCGACAGTGAGGAGCCCGCCGTGCCCGACGTGGAGGACGACCACCAGCCCACCAGCGTCTCCAACAA aTACGCTCTTGATGCATTTTTGAACGAACTGCCCAACTGTATCAATCGAGAACTCATTGACAACGCCGCCGTAGACTTCGTCTTGAATCTCAACACCAAAAACAACAGGAAGAAACTGACCAGGGTGCTCTTCAGTGTTGCCAGGACCAGATTAGATTTGTTGCCATTTTATTCCCGGTTTGCTGCAAATCTGTATCCAGTGTTGCCTGATGTGTGCATCGATTTATGCCAAATGTTGAAGCAAGATTTTAAGTATCATGTTAGGAAAAAGGATCAGATCAATATTGAGTCAAAG ATTAAAGTAGTGAGATTCATTGGTGAATTAGTAAAGTTTGGTCTGTACTCCAAAATGGAAGCCCTATACTGCCTGAAAGTGTTACTGCACGACTTTAAACATCATCACATAGAGATGGCGTGCAATCTGCTGGAAACGTGCGGGAGGTATCTCTATTGCAATCCGGATACTCATCAGAGGACTATGATTTATTTACAGCAGATGATGAGGAAAAAG acTGTTTCAGCCCTCGACTCGCGCTACGTAACTCAAATCGAGAACGCGTTCTACTACGTGTGCCCGCCCGAAGCCCCGGCCCAACCTAAAGAGGAAGAGCCACCCATGCACCAGTTCATCAGAAAAATTCTCCACGAAGATCTGCAGAAGAGCAATGAGGAAAAGATCTTCAGACTGATGCGGAAGATTAACTGGGAGGATCCGGAGATAGCGGCGGTTGCTATACAGCATTTGGCGGGCGGGTGGCGCGTCCGCGCTAGTGCGAGGAGGGCGCTCGCACGGATGGCGGCTGAACTAGCTGCTTGGCAG GAGATGGTGGCGCCGTGCGTGGTGGACACGGTGCTGGAGGACATCCGCGCCACGCTGGAGGACCCGCACCCGCGCCACAACCAGCGCCGCATCGCCACCGTGCGCTACCTCGGCGAGCTCTACAACTACAAGCTCCTAGACTCCCGCGACGTCTTCACCGTGCTCTACTCCTTCATCACCTTCGGCGTCACCAACGACCACGCGCTCCCCTCCCCCCTCGACCCCCCCGACAACGTCTTCCGGATCAGACTAGTCTGCGCCCTCCTAGAGACCTGCGGCGCCTACTTCAACAGCGGCTCCAGCAAGAAACGCCTCGACTACTTCTTGATCTTCTTCCAGCATTACTACTGGTTCAAATGCTCCGATCCCGTTTGGACTGAGGAGTACAAATTCCCTATCTACGTCAAGTATATATATCAGGAGTGTTTAATGACGCTCCGACCGAAGTTAACCCTTTTCACCGACTGGCAACAATGTAAAGACGCAATAGAGGAGTTAAGGCAAACGTTGTATCCTGAATTAGGCGAGGAGGAATATGACAATGAGGACCAGGGTGACGATAGTGTGAATGACGGGTTGGATACTATAATAGAGACTGATGACGAGACTGACAACCCTCAGTTGATGGACGAGAGCTCGGACGACGAGCCGCTGACGGAGAACGCTGGTGCGGAGGAGAATGAGGTCCACAGTGACGACAATAATATGAGCAACGAGCCGAGGAGACCCGCGCCTAAGCCG GTTGAAGACGTAGAATTCGAGTCAGCATTCGAGAAGATGGTGATGGAAAACATCGCGGAGCGTCAGCGCGAGAACCGGCCGCAGCAGCGCGACATCGCGGTGCCCATGACCTGCCGCCAGACCACCAAGAAGACCTACGACCAGCTGCTGGTAGGCTCT CAAGGGGGAGGAAGGCGTGGAGTTCGTGCTCATGGTCAGGAAAGGCACGAAGCCGCAGTACAAGTCGTTCAACGCGCCGCCGGAGCTCGCCAGCAACCTGCAGCAGCAGGCGTTGGCTGA